In Caloenas nicobarica isolate bCalNic1 chromosome 22, bCalNic1.hap1, whole genome shotgun sequence, the genomic window TTCATCTGCTCTGCAAGCCTTCTTCAGACAGGCAGAGAAGGGGTAGGAACCGGCTGTGGGGGATGGAAAGAGAATTGCTGTAACATGATTTTATGTCTGTGATTGCATAACAAAACCTCCTGGGAAGCTCCTGATTCAAATGGATACCTAGTTCTGGTCCTGCCACGGAGGGACTCTCAGCGTTGATCGATTGCCCACGCTGTGGTGCAGAGgaattgctgggctggagcggTACCAGGCTCCAAGCAGCCTGCACTCCTGCGTCGAACCTTGGCCAAAATCTCACGAAGGTGTAAGAAATCCTTCAGAAGAAGATAATCTGCTTCACATACCCCCACCCAACACATAGGCAATGTTCTCACAGACGCTGATTGCTAATAGAACTAGACCTTGAAAGATGAAATTGCATTTccatcctaaaaaaaaaaaaaaaaacctgaggcTTGATTGTATTAATGGGATGTTCTGCGAACATCAGGTCATTCTCTGAACTGTGAAACGCCGCCGGTCCCACTGTGACCCAACCCAGCCCAGGAAATACCcgggttttggggaggggggagcgggAGAACTCAGTTTTGGCTCCGGGGATCCCTGAGCCCAGAGGATGGAGGACGCCAGGCCAAGGCGGGTTGTGCCTCTGGCCGTGGCTTTGCTGTGCACACATGTCAGCGGTTGGCTCTGCTCGCCGAGATTACACGATAGCCCCACCTCATAAATTTGGAGCGAAGCACACAAAGCTTTCCCGTTCGTACTGTGCATTCACTCCTAATAGTCTTTCTCCACACCACGGCCTTATTAATTGGTGACAATTGGAAGTGGTTAATTCTGTGTGTGTGAGGCTGCAATTGCTTCCACTTGGCCAGAATTCAAGTGCTGGGGGTGAGTCAGAATGGGTGGCAAAACTGTCTTTTCCTCAGTTCCCGtgcttactggaaaaaaaaaaaaaaagccacaacccCGAGTTATTCTCTTTTATGAGGTAGGCATTGTGAGGCCAGGCAATTGAATTTACAACAGCATTGAGTATCAGAGTCTATCTGGCCCTGTCAATGAGAGTGTcgagaaaaaaaagacacacattAACCCTCAGCTCCGAGTTCCCAGGCGTTTCAATAGGGTTCCCAACTTCCCAAAGAGCCCGCTGCATACTCGATGAGACCCTTTATACCTTCTAATTACCCTCCTCACAATGGGGACAGACTCTCTCGCCTCTTTTGTAGGTCTGATAGTAACTTTCGCGCACACCAACCCCCCACAAGCGATCCCTGCACaaggtgggaaggagggaaatcTGAGTTGTATATTCCAGGAGCTCTCTGAGCAGGCAGGAGGCATTTCCTCAGGTCCCAGGAGCAGATTTTTAGGAATCTGTTTCTTCTGGGTGGGAACACGATGCTTGCAAAGCTCTCAGGAGACATTTAACGCTGCCAGACCCCCCTCAATCCCATCGCCTTCCCCCCCAACTCTTTTTCACAGGAATCCCTTCCAACAGCCTTATTTGAGGTCATGAAGTTTGCTCCTACTTTTTTTAAGATGAGCTTGTCCCTACCCACTTGCATCcaacaaaatgaaaggaagggggggggaaaaaaaaaattaaatctatttcaaagagtttatttatttaaacacctgcattattttttcttttcttggaagTCTTCAACACaggcacgcacacacacacagacaaacaGGATACAAACCACTTTGGCATTATACTTTTGAATATTTGTTACAAaactatttcttatttattttttttaaaaaaagtatctcaaataaaggcattttaaagGAGTAAAAATACAAGTCAAGATCCCAAcctctgaaaataataaatagcatGTTCATAGCAAggtcctttttccctttctgtttaaatctgctttaaaaaaatcccaaacataACAGGGCTCCATACAACGGAGCCAACAGAAGAGTTTTCTggctgggggggcacgggggggtgAAATGGCTTTAGGCAAGTCACCAAGGCCTCCAGACCGATTCGCTGCGCTCTGCGATGGGACTCCCCGCCTGGGACGCTGGAACAATGCTGCCCCCAAATGATGTCAACCCCTGCACCGGGGATGCTGACGGGGTGGCGGCCGCGTTCCCCGAGCCGCTGCCCGCGGACACTGGGACGTTGGCGTTGGCATTGGCATAGAGGGGAATAACCGGTCCGGAGCTGGGAGGGAAGGCTGGGTTCGGGATGAGAAAAGCAAATTGGCCGTCGGTAGCAGGGACAAGCTGGAAGCCCCCGTAGACCTTGGGGGACAGGGCTTCGGCGGGGTTCAGTTTGCAGGGGACGGGCACGGCTCCAGCTGCTGCGGGGGGCAGCTGGACGTGCAGAGGCTGCTGCGCCAGATGTGCGGGCTGGCTGGACGGCGGCGGCGGATAGTTCATGGCCACGATCTGGCCCAGGCAAGCCGAGAGGTGGCTGAGCAGGCGGGTCCGCACGTCGGTGTTCACCCCTTCGCAGGTGGACAGGAACCGCGTCACCTCGTTCATGCATTCGTTGAATCCAGCCCGGTACTTGCCGAGGACGGTGGGGTCGGCGCTGAGCGCGGCTGGAGGGCAGAGCGGGTGAGCAGCGGGTCCCCGGTACCCggtcccctgtccccaaccctCAATTTGGAGCCCCCTCGGAGGTGGGCAGGTTGTGCTTACCCGTCATCTGCGCCCGCTGCAGGTTCCGCAGGTGCTTGACGGTCATCTCCAGGATGTCCGCCTTCTCCAGCTTGGAGTGCCGGGAGCTCTGCGGGAGGAGAGCGGTGCTGTCAGGGCTGCCCGGTCCCTGCACTCTCCCCGTGTCCCGCAGCctccccgccgtgtcccccagccccacttaCATCCTTCTTCAGCGCATCCAGGATGAGCGTCTTCAGCTGCCCCAGGCTCTCATTGATCCGCGCCCGGCGCCGCTTCTCCATGATGGGCTTGGAGGACTGCGGGGAGAGCGCAGCCGGTGAGCCCCTgcccgctccgctcccgccccgcccggtCTCCCACCCCGTCCCCCAAGCACCGACCTCAGCACGGCCGCGGGCTCGCCGCCATCCagcgccgccgctgccgctccCCGACCGGCACCCGCCATTTACCTTCCGGTGCTCGCTGGCGCTCCGCGGTTTGTCCGGCGTGTGGCTGGCGCTGGCCGGCGCCCCCGCGATGGGCGAGGCGGTGGGTTTCTCCATGCCCGTATCGGCGGGCatggcgcggcgggcgggcgggcgcgtgcgtgcggcgggcgcggggcgcgTGCGGCGGGAGCGGCAGTGCCGGCGGACGGCGCCCCCCCGGCCCTTTAtacccggcggcggcggctccggaTTCGTGTGAAACCGCCGCCGCGGCCGTTCCCACAGTCCCGCCGGCCAATCAGCGCGCGGTccgggcccggccgccgcgccgcccgcgctcCCATtggcccgccgccccgccgcctgTCCGTCACGCGCGCGCCGGCCCGCCCGGCGCCCGCCGAGCGCGCGGCCACGTGGGGGCGGCGGATGGTGttgcgggaggaggaggaggaggaggcggcggagcgggcggggccgccccgggcaCCGCCGCCCTCCCGGGGGCTGCCCCGCGCTGCTTCCCCtgggctggcggcggcggcgccgcgcccTGCCCGAGCGCCCGGGCGGCCGCGGCCgtccctccctcctttcctccccctctcccGCGCACCGCTTGTGACACCCGCACCGCCCGCGTccggggagcggcgggcgggcggagCAGGAGGACGCGGAGGCGGCCGCCCCGTCCCGGCGGCTGGCGCGGCACGCGAGGCCACGGCCCGCGGGCGGCCAATGGGCGGAGGCCCGCCGGCGGCGCTCGCCGCCTATTGGCTGGCGGGCGCCCCCGCTGTCAATCAGGCGGGCGGGCGAGCGCCGGCGCTCGTGCCTCCGCCTTACCGGGGCgcggcccccccgcgccggaGCACGTGCCAGAGCGCTCCCGGGCCCGCGCGCCGGGCGCGCCCCCCATGGGAAaaccccgccccgccccgccgcgcccggcggagccgccgccgctcgcccTTCCTGCCCGGCGGGCCGGTCCCGGCCCGGGAAGCGGCCCCCGCGCTCCGCCGCCGTGTGCGGTGCTGCTCGGGAGACGCGCCGGTGCGCGGCGCTCGGGAGGCCGCGGGCGCGCGTGGGAGCCGCGGGGGGAAAAAGGCACCTGCGCGGGTGTGTGCGCAGCGCCCGCGGCGCGGGACGCCGGAGGCAaagcgcggggcggggggggacacgaaAGCCTCGGGAAGCGGAGGCACCAGCGCCTTCTCCTGATCCTGGTGTCGCACTTCAGTGTGACaaaaaccctggcccaggttggccggggaggtggtggctgaaccatccctggagacatcccaggccaggctggacggggctctgagcaacctgagctggtgcagatgtccctgctcatggcagggggggcactgggggagctgggaacctcccttcaacccaaactattctgtgattttatgattttatgatcGCTCGACACAGAAATTCtgcacaggtcagagcaaaggcTGGTTGCTGGGAGGAGAACCAGGGTCCCTGTATTGtcccaaggccaggctggacggggctctgagcagcctgagctggtgcagatgtccctgctcatgacgggggtggcactgggggagctgggaaggttccttccaacccaaaatattccaCCCTGCGACCCCCCTGGGCTTTAGCTGGTCAGGAAAGCTCAGGATCCCCCCCAGGAACCTGAAGACACCCCTTTTCAATCACGCTCCGTGGGGAGATTCCCTGTGCATGGATGCACCGATGGGGCCCGGCAGCTGCATCCCCCCCAGTGGGATGTGGGACGGGGGGTTCGGTGCACCCACTGCAGCCCCCGCTGAGCCTTTGCGGCTCTTGCACCCTCTTCTCTGCTGCTAAAGCGGCGTTCTGCTCCCGTATCCAGCGCGATGCCAGGCGTGACACCTCGCCGGGCTGAGCTTCCCTGCATCGGGCAGTTCCTCTGCTCCCAAATAACCGCCTTTAATGTGGAAGTGTGATCATTAAGCAGCCTTCGAGCTCTTGGCTAATTTCAAAACCTGCCTAtttaaagaccttttttttttttagagaatgGTGCATGCGTATTAAATCTCTGTGCTGCAGGCTTAAATCTTTTAATAATCATAAATTGGGTATTAGCTTTCCATAGACCAACATTTGAAATTCAGAATGATGACTTGGAACGcattatgcctttttttcctgttcttatcAATTTTGAAGCAGTGAGAAAGAGTCAGTTGCTAAAATTTTGAAAACTCATATTAAAATGCGTTCTCCCTCTGAAAACCAAGCACGACGTGGCTTAGTTTGGGGAAATTTTTTTGGAGGAGGAGAACGTAACCACGTACTTAATCCCTATTGTTGGCCCGTcttgtgctttgcttttaatttgctCCGATGAATCATTCCGTTTGCCTTAACTGTTTCTGCAGCCAGCGCTGTGATTTCTGCATTTCCTGGCacttgctgctgccctgggatgCGGAGACGTCCCGGTGGCAACTGGGACATTGGGACAATGATTTTGGTGGCCAATGTCACCCCCTCCATCCTCGCCAAGGGATGCCAGAAGCAGCACGAGCGCCTGGAACACGTCCCGGACTCCCAGAATCTCAGAAATATCCCTGTTCTCGTTGCTGATTCTGAGCCTTTCATTTCAGGTGCAATTTTAGCTGGTTTGCCACATCCAGGCTGCAAAACGCACAGAAGTAAGATGTGCTGTGCACATCATCCTCCTGCAGACATCAAAGGATCTACGGgaatacatttatttcaggATCCTTTTCCTCTGTCACACTGACACACACGTGACCACAGAAACAGCAGTTCTTGGCTGAATTGTGAATTCTTTGGTTTGTGGgaggtgtgttgtttttttgactAAGTGCTACTTATCCAAATGCCCACAAAGTCTAGTTTATTCCTTTGCAAAAAGCGCACCGAGGTGCGTGTTGTCCTACTGAAGAATAATAAACGTTTGCTTTATAAGTCTCATTGGAAAGGTTCAGGAATCTGTTTCCTTGTGAGACCAATAAAATGCAGAACGACAGGCCTTTGTGCAATCTCCCGTACTCTTACGAACACTGTGAGGAAACAACTAATAACAAAAATAGTGTCCCTTCTTTGACAGTTAATTCAGAATGCATTAATTACATAATTACAGTGAAAATCGTTAAATGGGCAAGTTTTTCAACAGGATCTACATCAAATGATGCAATTCCCAGGCTGGGAGCAGTGATTATTGactctgctcctctccagggACAATTCTTCTCCGTGTGACAAGTTGGGAGAATTTTTGTCGTTGTAAACCCCTGACACAACACTCAGCCTTTCTCCTCAAATTTCAAACGTGTTCATGTTTCAAAGCTGAGTGAAATCTGGGGCAAGACTCTCATTTCTTTAAGTAACTTCAGATTAAGCCAGAATTGTGTTTTGCCCCAGGACTGGTATTTTGCAGATAACTCTGTTGCTTTGCACAAAGTCTGTTCCTACCTAAGCCCACATTTACATAATGTTGCAAATGGTAGATAATGAGCCAGAGGCTGATTGCAAACCCTTCCCAGAATGGGGAGAAAAGCTCAACTGCAGTTTGGAACCTTGTTCCTGCCGTGATTCTTTGGGGGCACTGACATGCCCAGTAACACTCATGCTGGAAAATAGCTTTGCATTGGTTAAATTCATTTATTAATTAGATTCTGTGGGTGAATCATCCTGTCCCACTCGTCCTTTGGGGTTCAGCCGGCTGTCGAGGCAGCGCTGTTAAAGGAGATGGGGATCTTTCCCAGCAGGGCCCCTTCTGCAGTATTTTACATCCCTTTAGTGGCAATTTAGCCTGCACAATGGTGACAGGATGGGACACAAACCACCCGCCTTCCCCTCTGCCACCCTCCGTGCGGGCTCTGGACGCACTATTAATAGAAAGGTCCGCAGGAGATGCTAAAGAGACAAAAAGCGTAATTGGCAAATTCCAGCGCAACCGGAATGAAATTACTCACTTGCATTTAATACTACGCTCCTGCAATTGTTCACTTGCAGTTAGTACTGCTCTGGCTTGGTATAATTTGGGTTTTATAGTTTGTGTCACTGACAACCTGTCCTGGACGACACTGGGAAAGGGAAAGCCTTTAAACTCTCTCTGGTTGGAGA contains:
- the HES4 gene encoding transcription factor HES-4 isoform X1 gives rise to the protein MPADTGMEKPTASPIAGAPASASHTPDKPRSASEHRKVNGGCRSGSGSGGAGWRRARGRAESSKPIMEKRRRARINESLGQLKTLILDALKKDSSRHSKLEKADILEMTVKHLRNLQRAQMTAALSADPTVLGKYRAGFNECMNEVTRFLSTCEGVNTDVRTRLLSHLSACLGQIVAMNYPPPPSSQPAHLAQQPLHVQLPPAAAGAVPVPCKLNPAEALSPKVYGGFQLVPATDGQFAFLIPNPAFPPSSGPVIPLYANANANVPVSAGSGSGNAAATPSASPVQGLTSFGGSIVPASQAGSPIAERSESVWRPW
- the HES4 gene encoding transcription factor HES-4 isoform X2 gives rise to the protein MPADTGMEKPTASPIAGAPASASHTPDKPRSASEHRKSSKPIMEKRRRARINESLGQLKTLILDALKKDSSRHSKLEKADILEMTVKHLRNLQRAQMTAALSADPTVLGKYRAGFNECMNEVTRFLSTCEGVNTDVRTRLLSHLSACLGQIVAMNYPPPPSSQPAHLAQQPLHVQLPPAAAGAVPVPCKLNPAEALSPKVYGGFQLVPATDGQFAFLIPNPAFPPSSGPVIPLYANANANVPVSAGSGSGNAAATPSASPVQGLTSFGGSIVPASQAGSPIAERSESVWRPW